In a genomic window of Myxococcales bacterium:
- a CDS encoding haloalkane dehalogenase, with amino-acid sequence MDRLRTPDERFADLPDFPYAPHYLEVPAGDGSPPLRMAYVDEGPRDAPVVLMLHGEPSWSFLYRHVIRACVAAGLRAVAPDLIGFGRSDKPTARTDYTYASHLAWLRAFIDGAGLRAMTLVCQDWGGLLGLRLVGDEPARFARVVAANTFLPTGDQKPPDAFFMWRQFSQTVPEFATGRIVSGAVARGMAPEVVAAYDAPFPDESFKAGARQFPSLVPAAPDDPASEGNRAAWRGLERFPRPFVTAFGDSDPITRGADRPLQTRIAGAAGQPHTTLTKAGHFLQEDVGPELAQVVIDLIAATPDAAAELP; translated from the coding sequence ATGGATCGCCTCCGCACCCCCGATGAGCGCTTCGCCGACCTGCCGGACTTCCCCTACGCGCCGCACTACCTCGAGGTCCCCGCCGGCGACGGCAGCCCGCCGCTGCGCATGGCCTACGTCGACGAGGGCCCGCGCGACGCGCCGGTGGTGCTGATGCTCCACGGTGAGCCGTCGTGGTCGTTCCTGTACCGGCACGTCATCCGCGCGTGCGTCGCGGCCGGGCTGCGCGCGGTGGCGCCCGATCTGATCGGCTTCGGGCGCTCGGACAAGCCGACCGCGCGCACCGACTACACCTACGCCAGCCACCTGGCGTGGCTGCGCGCCTTCATCGACGGCGCCGGGCTGCGGGCGATGACGCTCGTGTGCCAGGACTGGGGCGGCCTCCTGGGCCTGCGCCTGGTCGGCGACGAGCCGGCGCGGTTCGCGCGCGTGGTCGCGGCCAACACGTTCCTGCCGACCGGCGACCAGAAGCCGCCCGACGCGTTCTTCATGTGGCGCCAGTTCTCGCAGACCGTGCCGGAGTTCGCGACCGGCCGCATCGTCAGCGGCGCGGTCGCGCGCGGCATGGCGCCGGAGGTGGTCGCGGCCTACGACGCGCCGTTCCCCGACGAGTCCTTCAAGGCCGGCGCCCGGCAGTTCCCGTCGCTGGTGCCGGCGGCGCCCGACGATCCCGCGAGCGAGGGCAACCGCGCGGCCTGGCGCGGCCTCGAGCGGTTCCCGCGGCCGTTCGTCACCGCGTTCGGCGACTCGGATCCGATCACCCGGGGCGCCGATCGCCCGCTGCAGACGCGGATCGCCGGCGCCGCCGGTCAGCCGCACACGACCCTGACCAAGGCCGGCCACTTCTTGCAAGAGGACGTCGGCCCCGAGCTGGCGCAGGTCGTGATCGACCTGATCGCGGCCACGCCCGACGCGGCGGCCGAGCTGCCGTGA